GTGGCCGCCATCATTTCCAAATGGGCCATGTAGGGAATGCTGCGTTTGCCCCGATAGGCCTTGAAGGCGCAATCGAACACTTCGAGATGTTCGGGCTTGAGTCCGCTCCGAACCATCTGGCCGTTGTCCTCGACATCCTCAATGGTGTCAAACGCCTCGATGTGCGCGATGATGTTTTTGATTTCGTCCTCGCTGTAACCAAGGCGGTGCAGCGCCTCGGGCACGGTGCGGTTGACGATCTTCAACATGCCGCCGCCGGCGAGCAATTTGTATTTCACGAGCGCGATGTCGGGTTCGACGCCGGTCGTGTCGCAGTCCATCAAGAACGCGATGGTGCCCGTGGGCGCCAGCACGGTGACCTGCGCGTTGCGATAGCCAACCTGCCGGCCGCGTTCGAGGGCGCGATTCCAGCAAGCGCGCGCTTCGTCCTTGAGATAATTGAATTCCTGGCTCGGTTGAATGTCCTCCACGGCATCGCGGTGCAGTTGAATGACACCCAGCGTGGATTCGACATTGTCCTTGGCCAGCGGCTTCGGGACATGCGCGCAACGGGCGTCGTCGTAGCCCTTAAAGGCTCCCATGGCGCTGGCGATTTCGGCGGACTGTTCGTAGGCGTGACCGGTCATCACGGCGGTGATGGCGCCGGCCAGTGCGCGAGCCTCGTCCGAGTCGTAAGCGAAGCCGTAGCTCATGATGAGCGAGCCCAGGTTGGCGTAGCCGAGGCCCAAGGTGCGGAAGATGTGGGAATTCTCCGCAATCTCCTTGGTCGGATAGCTGGCATTATCGACGATGATTTCCTGCGCCGTGATGAAGATGCGCACGGCGGCCTTGAATCGTTCGATGTCGAACACGCCGTCCTCGCGTTTGAACTTCATCAGGTTGAGCGACGCCAGATTGCAGGCGGTGTTGTTCAGGAAAACATATTCCGAGCAGGGATTCGTGGAGTGAATCGGTTCGGTGCCTTTGCAGGTGTGCCATTTTTGAATCGAGCCGTCGTATTGCATGCCGGGGTCGCCGCAAATCCAGGTGCCCTCGGCAATTTTGTTGAGCAAGGTGCGCGCATCCTTTTTCGCCAGCGGTTTGCCGGTCGTGATGGCCCGCGTCCACCATTCCTTGCCATCGATTGCCGCCTGCATAAATTCGTCGCTGGCGCGCACGGAGAGGTTTTCGTTTTGATACATGACGCTGCCGTAGGCGTCGCCGTTGTAAGAACCGTCGTAACCTTGCTCGATCAGGGCCCACGCTTTCTTTTCCTCCTTCTGCTTGGCGTCGATGAATTCCTCGATGTCGCCGTGCCAGTCGCGGAGGGTGTTCATTTTGGCGGCGCGACGGGTCTTGCCGCCGGATTTCACGACGTTGGCGACTTGATCGTAAACCTTGAGAAAGGACAGCGGGCCGCTGGGCCGCCCGCCACCGCTCAACTTCTCCTTGCTGGAACGCAATGGCGTAAGGTCGGTGCCGGTGCCGGAGCCGTATTTGAAGAGCATGGCCTCGCTGTACGCCAGGCGCATGATGTCCTCCATGTTGTCCTGGACGGACTGGATGAAACAGGCGCTGCCTTGCGGGTATTCATACTGGGTGTTGGCCCGCTCCGCCTCATTGCTCTGCCGGTTGTAAAACCAGTTGCCGCGGGAGGAGTGTTTGCCAATGCCGTACTGATGGTAAAGGCCGACGTTGAACCAGACCGGGGAGTTGAAGGCGCCGTATTGATTGACACAGAGCCAGGTCAGTTCATCAAAAAATACCTCCCCGTCCGCCTTGCTGAAATACCCGTCCTTCACGCCCCAGTCGGCAATGGTCCGGCAGATGCGATGCACCAACTGGCGCACGGAGGTTTCGCGCTCGGGCGTGTTTTGCTCGCCGTAAAAATATTTTGACACGACGACTTTCGTGGCGAGCATCGACCATGACTTTGGTACCTCCACATTCTCCTGCTTGAAAATCACCTTGCCGGCGTCATCGGTGATCTCGGCCGTGCGCCGATCCCACTCGAGCTGGTCGAACGGCTTGATTTCCGGGTCGCTGAAGATGCGCTGGACGCGCACGTATTCTTTTGATGAAGGCGCCCGCTGCGGAGTGGAGCGGGGCGTGGTAACCCGCGAGATGCGACGGCGGGTTTGAACTGCAGGCGACACTAACTGTTCAGGTGCGTCGATCATGGCTTGTTCCTTTTGGACTGGGTTAAATTTTGCTGCTGACACTCGTCTTCCGACCATCTCGCTCGGACAATCAGCCGGATTTTTAGAAAATACTCCCCATTGTCGGAATATCAGCGAATCTTCCCGGTTCGCCAGATACCCCATTACTAGGGGAACTGCGACAGGGTATCCACTACCTATTGGGGGCACAAGAAAAATTTTAAAATATTTTACTCCAACGTTATTCCCCGCGCTTGAGCGACACAAACAGCTTGCGGAAAAGGCTTTTGACCACTTGTTCCCAACGGTGAATAACATTGTGGACGAAACCAAACCGACCATCACCGCGAAATTCGGGCGTGAGTTTTTTTAAACTTGCGGACCGGTTCGACGGTTTTTGGTCGGGCTTTCGGAATCAACCTGATCGGGCAGCCTTCAAAACCGAAGGCCCGTCGTAATTCGCCGGCGAGATGTTTTTGGTAGGAGTCGGAAAATAATTCATCGCGGTTGACGAACAACAGAAACGTGGGCGGCGACTGCTGGACTTGCGTGGCGTAATAAAATTTCAGCCGGTGTCCCGCGGCGCTGACCGGTTGTCGTCGCTCAACCGCGTCTTGCAACATCCGGTTCAACAACGCCGTCGGAATTTTCTGCTGCAACTGCGCCGCCACATAACGCACCGCTTCCAAAAAACGGTCGAGATGAAAACCGGTCTTCGCGGAAGTAAAAATGACCGGGGCATAATCCAGAAAAAAAAGTCGCTCCTGAACCCATTGCCCGAATTCTCCCAACGTTGTGAGTTGCTTGGGGCCACCATCACGATTGCGAACCTTGGCGTTGCGTCGGGCAATCTCCGCTTCGCGCGCCTCGCGCACCTGGGTGTCCACCAGGTCCCATTTGTTGATCACCACGATGCAGGCCTTGTGCTCTTCAGTTATCTTGGCGGCCACTTTCTTGTCCTGCTCCAGAATGCCGGCCTCCGCGTCCAGCACCAAAATCGCCATGTCGCAGCGGGCGATGGATTCCTCCGCGCGCTTGACGCTGAAGAATTCAATCGAATCGCCGATGCTCCGGGTTTTTCTCATGCCGGCAGTATCGATCAACACGTACGACTGCCGGATGCCTTCCGTCTCCACTTCAAACGGCACATCGACCGCATCCCGCGTGGTGCCGGGGATTGGACTGACGATGACCCGCTCGGATTTAATCAGCGCATTGATGATGGACGATTTGCCGACGTTGGGACGGCCGACGATCGCAAGCTTCAAAGCGGGTCGAGAGTTGAGAGTTGAGAGTTGAGAGTCCGGCGGCGGTGCGGCTTCGGAATGCGCGTCGAGTGGAAGCAAAGCGACGGCTGCACTCATCAATGCCTCAATCCCTTCGCCATGAATCGCGCTGACGGGAAAAACCTTTTCGAAACCGAGTTCTGCGAACTCCAGGGCGTTTGTTTCCGCGCGGAAGGTGTCCACTTTGTTCACTGCCACGAGGACCGGTTTTCCGCTTTCCCGCAATCGTCCAGCTACTTCCCGGTCCAACGGCACAACGCCCTCCTGCACATTGACGACCAGAATGATGACGTTGGCGGCATCGATGGCCAGACCAACCTGTTCGAGCGCGGCCTTGAGGATGACATCGCCGGCTTTTTCGCGACGCAGCAGACCGATGCCGCCGGTGTCCACCAACGTGAAGGGCCGCCCGCCCCATTCCGCTTCGGCGCTCACGCGGTCGCGGGTCACCCCCGGTTCGTCGTGGACGATGGCAATGCGCTTGCCGGCGATGCGATTAAACAACGCCGACTTGCCGACGTTCGGGCGACCCACAATGGCAATTAGAGCTGACATGATTTCGAAACAAAATGCTGAAGTCCCTCAAGGCGCGAAGACCTCAACGCGCGCAACGAAAGAATTATCGCCCACAAAACCGCTCGAACGCGCCGCCGAACAGGTCCTTCACATCCCGTTCGATTTCTGTCCGCGCCGGTTGCCAGCCGGTTTTCGCGAGGTCGGAGTATTTCTCGACCAACACTTGCGCGATGATCCGCCGGCTGTGTTGCCATTTGTAAACGATCTGGTCGAGCACTCGCGCATCGGAATGTTGCGGTGTGAAACTCAAGCCGATCAACTCCAGTCGCATCCGCGTCATCTCCTCGATGATGCTCGGCACGTTGGTGAACCACCAGCAGCCGAAAATGTGCAGGTTGCGAAACTTGCGCGCCAGCACGCAAAGCTCATGTTGACTTTCCCGCGCCAGCGCCGTGACCAGGAATTTGTTCTCCGGGTATTGCGCGCAGAGATTTTGCACTGTGGTCAGATTGCTGAGGCCCACTCCGTCACCCGCCAACTTCAATTGTGGATTCACAGCGCGTTTCACTCCCGGCATCAGCGCCAGAGGCAATCCAAACTCGCGGCAATGCGGGAGGACGGCTTCTTCAATCAGCTTGGAACTGATGTTGCGGGAAGGAAATTCAAAATCCGGCGGAATGGAAACCATCAGGTAACGCGCGTTCATCCGCTTCGTCCAATCCTCCAGAAAACGGCGCACTTCGCTGAAGAAGGTTTTGACCGGCTGGCTCGCCGTCACCTTGTAACCCCAGCGCGCGAGTTTGGGCGCAGTCTCCGGCCACCACAACAGCAACGGGTCGATTCGCAGCGCGGCGGTGAAGCGTTCATCTCGGCGAAATCCCTTTTCCCACACCGGCCGTTCAAGATCATCGAATGGCGAGTTGCTCATGCAGATGGACTTCACGCCGCCCAATTCCATGCAGCGCGTGATGTGGTTCTCCACGTTCTGGCCGGCAAACCACTGCCGCAGCGCTGGCAGGTCGCGCTTCTTCACGTCCAAGCCCAGCGCATTCAACGTGGTCAACACGCCGCGACACGCCTCCGAGACGGGTGAGTGTTGGATAAACAGCGCGTCCCAGATCAACTGCGCCTGTTCAGTCTTGGACAGCGCCCAGAATTTTTCGTACGGGAGATCGAAGTTACGAAACGCCTCTGCCACGAGATAATGGTAAACCAGCAAATCGTCGATGCCCCAGAGCAGCAGGTCGCCGAAAGCCGGATCGTAAAGGTGAGTGTGAATGTCCGACACCGGCGTGGACATCACCAGGTCTTCAATCTGTTTGGCGAACGGGACGCGGCTGGCTTCGGCAAGAATGGCTTTCATCACGGCCGGAGAGTAAGAATAATTTTAGCCTGCGGCGACAAGAATTTCCACTCGTAGCCGCCGAGGTAAGGAGGCGGACTGGGAATCTTTCATCGGTTTTTGCTCTGGTCAATCTGCTTCTTTAGCGCGTCTGTCACAATTAACTTGCGCGACAGCCGCCGCGCCCGTCGCACCCAGTAGCGGTCGCGCTTGCGCTGAAACGCCGGCGCGTGCACGTCGTCCTCCAAAACGTCCTTCAACTGGGCGCGCGCCAGATCCGGTTGATCTTTGGAGGCATAAAGTTCGGCCAATTGCACCTGGGCGCGCGGATACGAATGGTTCTCGGTAACCTGCTGCCAGATGGAAAGCGCCGCCTCGGTTTCGTTCAACGCCATCAACGTCTCCGCCAACGCCATCATCGAGTATCCGTATTCGTGTTTGGGATTCTCGGCGCAAACGCGTTCGAGCAACGGACGCGCCTCCGTTGGACGTTTCAGCCGGAGCAGACATTGGCCCAGGTGGGAGCGCGTGTCGATGTCCTGCGGGTCGCGTTCCAGCGCGGCGCGGTAACAGGTTTCGGCCTGGCCCAGCTTGCCCTGTTGAAAATAAATGTCGCCGAGCTGCGAATGATGATGCGCCTTGTCGAGATGATGAATCTGCGCCTGGAGTTGCTTGATTCGTTTGCGCTCGTGAGCGCCGGGCAGTTCAAATCCGCGCGTGGCCGACGGCGCAGCGCGATAGACCCAGAAATAATACAGCACGGCCGCCAATCCGAATCCGATGAAAATGAACAAGGCCCAAAGCCATTCCTCACGTCGGATCGCATCAATGAACATCCAGAGTTGAAAGGCAAAAACCGGCACGAGCCAGGGATTGCCTTTCAAGTAATCCCAGTTGGTCACGTCTTGGAGGAGCGAGGCAACCATTGTTCAAAGGCTAGGGTGGGTAGCGCCGGGTTGCAACCAAACTTTCCCGACGAATGACGGTGTTGCCCGGGAAGTCAAAGCAGGACTCGATCAAAATCTTCAGCTTGTTTTCGCCTCGCAACTGGCCTATCTGTCTGCGGGCATTGCCGATATGAACAAGACCCTCGTCATCGTGCCGACCTATAATGAGCGGGAAAATCTTCCCGCCCTCGCAGCGCGCGTGCTTGCCCTGCCCGTTTCCGTTGACCTGCTCGTGGTCGATGACAATTCGCCGGACGGCACCGGCAAGGTCGCCGATGAACTGGCGACGAAGCATCCGTCCATTCACGTCTTGCATCGCGCCGAGAAGAACGGACTGGGCCGGGCGTATTGCGCCGGCTTCGCCTGGGCGCTGGAACACGGTTACGACTTCATCCTGGAGATGGACGGTGATTTTTCCCACAACCCGGATGACATCCCGATGTTACTTGAAGCCGCCAAAGATGCGGACCTCGTGCTCGGCTCTCGCTATTGCAACGGCATCCGCGTCATCAACTGGCCGTTGAGCCGGCTGATGTTGAGCAAGAGCGCCGCCAAATATGTGAAGATCATCACCGGCATGCCGTTCACCGATCCCACCAGCGGCTTCAAATGTTTTCGCCGTCACTCCCTGCAAACCATCGACCTGAACGCCGTGCGATCCAACGGTTACAGTTTCCAGATCGAGATGACGCACAAAATCTGGCGACACGGCATGAAGATTGTCGAGGTGCCCATCATCTTCACAGAACGGTTTCAAGGCAGTTCCAAAATGTCGGGGCACATTGTCCGCGAAGCGCTGTTCATGGTCTGGCGACTCTGGTTTCAGAACGGGCTGCGGCGTCAGCCCAAGGCGCGAAAGTGATCCGGTCAATTGCCTGAAGACAAAGCATCGCGTGATTGGGGCTGACTGGAAGCCAATCGGTTCAACTTGCCAGCCGCGTTTCCGCCCGTCATTGTTTGCAACATGATTACCATGATCGTCGGAACGAATCGACCGGGCAGCAACACCCGGCGCGTGGCCAACCTCATCGAGGAAATCTACACCGCCTTGCAAACACCTTTGGCTGTCATCGACCTAGCCAGATTGCCGCCGGAAATCTTCGCGCCATCTTCCTACGCCAAAAAGCCCAAGGCGTTTCAACCGTTCGCCGATGCCATTTTGGACGCCGACGGTCTCCACGTCG
The Verrucomicrobiota bacterium DNA segment above includes these coding regions:
- a CDS encoding vitamin B12-dependent ribonucleotide reductase yields the protein MIDAPEQLVSPAVQTRRRISRVTTPRSTPQRAPSSKEYVRVQRIFSDPEIKPFDQLEWDRRTAEITDDAGKVIFKQENVEVPKSWSMLATKVVVSKYFYGEQNTPERETSVRQLVHRICRTIADWGVKDGYFSKADGEVFFDELTWLCVNQYGAFNSPVWFNVGLYHQYGIGKHSSRGNWFYNRQSNEAERANTQYEYPQGSACFIQSVQDNMEDIMRLAYSEAMLFKYGSGTGTDLTPLRSSKEKLSGGGRPSGPLSFLKVYDQVANVVKSGGKTRRAAKMNTLRDWHGDIEEFIDAKQKEEKKAWALIEQGYDGSYNGDAYGSVMYQNENLSVRASDEFMQAAIDGKEWWTRAITTGKPLAKKDARTLLNKIAEGTWICGDPGMQYDGSIQKWHTCKGTEPIHSTNPCSEYVFLNNTACNLASLNLMKFKREDGVFDIERFKAAVRIFITAQEIIVDNASYPTKEIAENSHIFRTLGLGYANLGSLIMSYGFAYDSDEARALAGAITAVMTGHAYEQSAEIASAMGAFKGYDDARCAHVPKPLAKDNVESTLGVIQLHRDAVEDIQPSQEFNYLKDEARACWNRALERGRQVGYRNAQVTVLAPTGTIAFLMDCDTTGVEPDIALVKYKLLAGGGMLKIVNRTVPEALHRLGYSEDEIKNIIAHIEAFDTIEDVEDNGQMVRSGLKPEHLEVFDCAFKAYRGKRSIPYMAHLEMMAATQPFISGAISKTVNLPNECTVADIADAYLQAWKMGLKCVAIYRDGSKRSQPLNTKRTNEGGGKIEAANLTAPLEKRIAELEAEVSKLRALAGQPLRRRLTDTRTALTHKFDIAGHEGYLTVGLFGDGQPGELFITMAKEGSTIGGLMDSIGTLTSLALQYGVPLEALVRKFAHQRFEPSGFTKNPDIRNASSIIDYVFRWMAVQFIPGYREASNATRNQPELAIPGLQDELKKKINRPVPELPLSEDTDVLELKSASGGNGHERHGTTVRVRTITSLSDTVAHFQQDAPTCPNCGHVAVRNGACYKCLNCGESLGCS
- the der gene encoding ribosome biogenesis GTPase Der, with protein sequence MSALIAIVGRPNVGKSALFNRIAGKRIAIVHDEPGVTRDRVSAEAEWGGRPFTLVDTGGIGLLRREKAGDVILKAALEQVGLAIDAANVIILVVNVQEGVVPLDREVAGRLRESGKPVLVAVNKVDTFRAETNALEFAELGFEKVFPVSAIHGEGIEALMSAAVALLPLDAHSEAAPPPDSQLSTLNSRPALKLAIVGRPNVGKSSIINALIKSERVIVSPIPGTTRDAVDVPFEVETEGIRQSYVLIDTAGMRKTRSIGDSIEFFSVKRAEESIARCDMAILVLDAEAGILEQDKKVAAKITEEHKACIVVINKWDLVDTQVREAREAEIARRNAKVRNRDGGPKQLTTLGEFGQWVQERLFFLDYAPVIFTSAKTGFHLDRFLEAVRYVAAQLQQKIPTALLNRMLQDAVERRQPVSAAGHRLKFYYATQVQQSPPTFLLFVNRDELFSDSYQKHLAGELRRAFGFEGCPIRLIPKARPKTVEPVRKFKKTHARISR
- a CDS encoding glucuronate isomerase, which encodes MKAILAEASRVPFAKQIEDLVMSTPVSDIHTHLYDPAFGDLLLWGIDDLLVYHYLVAEAFRNFDLPYEKFWALSKTEQAQLIWDALFIQHSPVSEACRGVLTTLNALGLDVKKRDLPALRQWFAGQNVENHITRCMELGGVKSICMSNSPFDDLERPVWEKGFRRDERFTAALRIDPLLLWWPETAPKLARWGYKVTASQPVKTFFSEVRRFLEDWTKRMNARYLMVSIPPDFEFPSRNISSKLIEEAVLPHCREFGLPLALMPGVKRAVNPQLKLAGDGVGLSNLTTVQNLCAQYPENKFLVTALARESQHELCVLARKFRNLHIFGCWWFTNVPSIIEEMTRMRLELIGLSFTPQHSDARVLDQIVYKWQHSRRIIAQVLVEKYSDLAKTGWQPARTEIERDVKDLFGGAFERFCGR
- a CDS encoding tetratricopeptide repeat protein, producing MVASLLQDVTNWDYLKGNPWLVPVFAFQLWMFIDAIRREEWLWALFIFIGFGLAAVLYYFWVYRAAPSATRGFELPGAHERKRIKQLQAQIHHLDKAHHHSQLGDIYFQQGKLGQAETCYRAALERDPQDIDTRSHLGQCLLRLKRPTEARPLLERVCAENPKHEYGYSMMALAETLMALNETEAALSIWQQVTENHSYPRAQVQLAELYASKDQPDLARAQLKDVLEDDVHAPAFQRKRDRYWVRRARRLSRKLIVTDALKKQIDQSKNR
- a CDS encoding polyprenol monophosphomannose synthase yields the protein MNKTLVIVPTYNERENLPALAARVLALPVSVDLLVVDDNSPDGTGKVADELATKHPSIHVLHRAEKNGLGRAYCAGFAWALEHGYDFILEMDGDFSHNPDDIPMLLEAAKDADLVLGSRYCNGIRVINWPLSRLMLSKSAAKYVKIITGMPFTDPTSGFKCFRRHSLQTIDLNAVRSNGYSFQIEMTHKIWRHGMKIVEVPIIFTERFQGSSKMSGHIVREALFMVWRLWFQNGLRRQPKARK